Within the Leisingera thetidis genome, the region GGCAGAGCACCCCGTTGTTGGCCTGTTCGAACCTCCCGGCGCGCCCGCCCCGGACAGCGCCGGTAAAGGCGCCCTCCGAATAGCCGAACAGTTCCGCGCCGATCAGATCGCTGGAAATGGCCGCGCAGTTGACCGGCACGTAGGGCGCCTTGCTATCCGGTATCCGGCTGTGGATCAGGCGCGCGAACAATTCCTTGCCGACCCCGGTTTCCCCTTGAATCAGCACCGAGACATTGGCCAGCGCCGCGCGTTCGGCCAGGCCGATGGCATCGGCCATCTTCGGCGACGACCCGATGATCTGGATCTCGCCCTCCGCCACATTGGCCCGTGGCTTGATGGTGCAGGTTGCTCCCGCCTCACGCAGCATTTTGCCCTTGTCCTTGAGAAACAGGGCGGCGCCGCGAAAGACGCCTTCCAGCTTGAGCCGTTCGATGCCTTCGGCCTCGACGTTAAGCGGCAAGAGCTTGGGAATGTCCTGGTCCGACAGGCCTTCGAGTTTCGGCAGCAGCTTGTGGCCGACCGACAATTCCTTGGTCCGGCGCTGCGGATCATCGTCCAGCCCGCGGCGGAACAGCACGCGGCCGGACTGATCGACCAGCACCACGCTGTCATGGGCGCGGCTGTAATCCGACATCAGGAAGGCTTCCAGCAATTGCGTGCGTTCGGCCTGTTTCTGTTCTGCCAGCGCAATCTCGATCTCGCGCGCCGCCGCCAGGACCAGCGCCACATTGTGCTGGCGGAAAATCTGCGGCGGACCGGACAGATCCACAACGCCGATCACGTTCTGGGTGAGGGGATCGAAGATCGGCGCACCGGCGCAAGTCCAGGCCTGTACGCCTTCGGCAAAATGCTCGGAGGCGTGCACGTAAGAGGGTTTGCCGGTTTTAAGCGCCGTGCCGATGCCGTTGGTGCCGATGGTGCGCTCGCTCCAGTCGCCGCCAAGCTCCAGGTGGATTTCCTGGCCCTCGTCCAGCACGTGTTCGTCACCGATGGCGTCGATGATCACCCCTTGGCTGTCAGCCAGGATCAGGATGGTGCGGGCCTCTTTCAGATGCGGCTCCAGCCGCTTGAAGGCCGCCGAGGCCGCCTGCCGGAGCGCGGCGTTGCGTTCGCGGCGGAGACCCAGCTGGCTTGCGTCTATCACCCTGCGCGAAGCCTGGCTGCCGGCATCGACCCCCAACTCCCGGCTGCGCCGCCAGGAATCGAGGATCTCGTCCCGCACCTTTGCCGGCGTCCCTTCGCCGTCCTTGTCGGAGGAGACGAATCTCTCCCAGGCCTTGCGGGTATCGCCTTCCGAATAGCTGGAGTTATCAGGCAATTGCTGCGCCCTCTCGCTTTTCTCTTGTGTCGTTGCGGGCCTATGGTACCGGCCCTGCAGGCATTCCTCCCGGTCGACTACGAGAAAATTGCGTGGGTGGGGATCAGTTGTCCTGCGGTACAAGCACGGCTTCAATCGCCTCGGCAAGGGCGCGATCGTTAAAGGTGCCGGTCATCTCCACTCCGTCCAGATGCGCCAGTGCGGCGGCGATGTCGTCCTCCAGCGGCGAGAAGAAACCGTTTTCCCTCGTCGCCAGCACAAACTTTTTCGACATGAAGTTGCCGCGGATCTCGCCCAGCATCTGCATCTGGAGGGCTGTCGACTTGTCGACCAGCACCACCCGGTTATTGATGCTGACCTTGACATAAGGCTCGGGCGCGTCGGATGCGACCCGCACCTTCATGTCGTGGATGATCAGTCCGTCGGGTTTCGGCTCTTGTTTCCGGCGCGCCTGATCGGCCTGCATCCGGCTGAACCCGCCATTGCTGATCTGATCCGCAAGTTTGCGTATCGTGCCAGCATTTTCCGACAGAAGACGCTTTGCCTTCACGTCTTCGAGACGCGGACCGCCGCGCTTCGAAAATATATCCACCACTACTTTTCCTCCCGTGCACAAATGTTAGCAGACTGCGCAGCCAATTGCCAAAAATTTACGGTCGAATATGGCCGCAACAGGCTTTTTTCTTACGGTTTTTGGTCGTGTTCCGGGCATGCATCCTGGCCGAAACGCGGTTCCGCGATCGGGACATTCATGGCCGCCGCAACCTGTCGGGGACCCGTGTCCGGCCCCCGACATACTCGCTAACAAACCGAATCCGGTTTTCGTCTGATCCGCCGCGTCGGGCGTCAGTTCAGTTCGAACCGGTCAGCATTCATGACCTTGTTCCAAGCCGCAACGAAATCGGCGATGAAGAGGCCTTCATTGCCACGGCTGGCATAGACTTCCGCCAGCGCCCGAAGTTGCGAATTCGAGCCGAATACGAGATCTGCGCGCGACGCGGTCCATTTCCTGGCACCGCTGACGCGGTCACAACCTTCAAAGACACGCTCAGTGCCGTTGACCGGCACCCATTCCGTCTCCATGTCCAGAATGTTGACGAAGAAGTCCGTGCTAAGCGCCCCGGGGGTCTTTGTCAGAACACCCGTATCCGTGCCCTGATGGGTTGCGCCGATGCTGCGCAACCCGCCGACCAGGGCCGTCATCTCGGGAGCGCTGAGCCCGAGAAGCTGGGCCTTGTCCACCAGAAGTGCCTCGGCCGGAACCGAATAGGCGGCTTTCTCGTAGTTGCGGAAACCGTCTGCGATGGGTTCCATCGGATCAAAGGATTCGGCATCGGTCTGGGCGGCGCTCGCATCGGTGCGGCCCGGGGTGAACGGCAGGATAACGTCGTGGCCCGCGGCTTTTGCCGCTTGTTCGACAGCCGCATTGCCCGCGAGAATGATCACGTCTGCCAGAGACACTTTTTTGCCGCCGGACGCGCCGCCGTTGAAAGCGCTGGTGATGCCGGTCAGCACATCGAGAACATGTGCCAGGCGGTCCGGCTCGTTGGCCTCCCAGTCCTTCTGCGGGGCAAGACGGATGCGCGCCCCATTGGCGCCGCCGCGCTTGTCCGATCCGCGGAAACTGGAGGCCGAGGCCCAGGCCACCCAGACCAGATCGGCGACCGAAAGGCCGGAGCCCAGGATTTCCGTCTTCAGCGACGCGGTATCCTTGCCGTCGATCAGCGGATGATCCACGGCCGGGACCGGATCCTGCCAGATCAGGTCCTCGCCGGGCACCTCCTTACCCAGATAGCAGGCTTTGGGCCCCATGTCGCGGTGGGTCAGCTTGAACCAGGCGCGGGCGAAGGCCTCGGCGAATTCCTCAGGATTTTCGTGGAACCGCTTGGAGATCGGGCCATAGATCGGGTCCATCCGCATCGCCATGTCGGCGGTGGTCATCATCACCGGCACCTTGGCGACCGAGGCATCGACTTCGGGCGCGTGATCCTCGTCCGAAAGCCCCTTGGCGTGCCAGATATGCGCGCCGGCCGGGCTTTTTGTCAGTTCCCAGTCGTAGCCGAAGAGCACGTCGAAATAGCCCATGTCCCACGTTGTCGGGTTCGGCGTCCAGGGGCCTTCGATGCCCGAGGTCGTCGTATCCACGCCCTTGCCGGACTTGTGCGAATTTTTCCAGCCAAAGCCCATGTCCTGCAGCGGGCAGGCCTCGGGTTCGGCGCCGACCAGGGCCGGGTCCCCTGCGCCATGCGCCTTGCCGAAGGTGTGCCCGCCTGCAACCAGGGCCACGGTTTCCTCGTCGTTCATCGCCATCCGGCCAAAGGTTTCGCGGATGTCGCGGCCCGAGGCGATGGGATCGGGATTGCCGTCCGGGCCCTCTGGGTTCACGTAAATCAGCCCCATCTGCACCGCGGCAAGCGGGTTCTCCAGCTCGCGCGCGCCGGAATAGCGGCTGTTCGGCTTGTCCGAAGTCGCCAGCCAGCCGGTCTCGGCGCCCCAGTAGACGTCCTCTTCGGGCGCCCAGATATCCTCGCGCCCGCCGCCGAAGCCAAAGGTCCGCCCGCCCATGCTCTCGATGGCGACGTTGCCCGCCAGGATCATCAGGTCGGCCCAGGACAGGGCATTGCCGTATTTCTCCTTGATCGGCCAGAGCAGCCGGCGGGCCTTGTCGAGGTTGCCGTTGTCGGGCCAGGAGTTCAGCGGCGCGAAGCGCTGGGTGCCGGTCGAGGCCCCGCCGCGCCCGTCGGCGGTGCGGTAAGTGCCCGCGCTATGCCAGGCCATGCGGATGAAGAACGGCCCGTAGTGGCCGTAATCGGCGGGCCACCAGTCCTTGCTGTCGGTCATCAGCGCGGTCAGGTCGGCTTTGACAGCATCCAGGTCGAGCGCTTTGAAGGCCTTTGCATAATCGAAGCCTTCGGGCATCGGGTTGGACACCGGCTGATGCTGGTGCAGCACCGAAAGGTTCAGCTGGTTCGGCCACCAGTCGCGGTTGCTGCGCCCCGCCTTGTTTGTTGCGCCATGCATGACGGGGCATCCGCCCGTCTTCCTCATGTCATTTCCGTCCATCTTCGTCTCCCTGGGTTGGAAATTCGGTTTTTGTATCGGTGTTTCAGCGCGGGGTCAGAGGTTCTGACGGCCAAGCTCCGCTGCGATGTACTCGGCTTGCCGGATCGCAAGAGCCACGATCGTCAGCGTCGGATTTTCTGCCGCGCCGGTCGTGAACTGGCTGCCGTCTGAGACAAACAAGTTGGCAATGTCATGACTCTGGCCATGGGCGTTGACCACCCCGTCGCGCGGGTTGGCCGCCATCCGGTTGGTGCCGAGATTGTGGGTCGACGGATAGGGCGGTGTCGGGAAGACGCGGGTCGCGCCGACCGCCTCATAGACCGCCTTGCCCTGGCTGTAGGCATGGCCGCGCATCGCGATGTCGTTGGGGTGATCGTCGAAATGCACGTTGGCCACCGGCAACCCGTGCTGATCGGTCACGCCGGTGTTGAGCGTGATGCGGTTTGTTTCCTGCGGCATGTCCTCGCCCACGATCCACATGCCCGCCATGTTCTCGTAGTGGTCGATCGCGGTGGTGAACTCCCGTCCCCAGGCGCCGGGATCGAGAAAGGCCGCCATGAACGGCAAGCCCAGTGCCAGCGTCTCCAGCTCGTAACCGCCCACGAAGCCCCGGGAGGGGTCGTGTACCGCCTCGTCCTGGATGATCCCGGCCATTGTCGTGCCGCGCCACATGCGCACCGGCTGATCAAAGACCGCATAGACCGAGCCGGTCACATGCCGCATGTAGTTTTGCCCGACCTGGCCGGAACTGTTGGCCAGCCCGTCGGGGAACATCGGCGAGGCGGAATTGAGCAGGAGCCGCGGGCTTTCGATCGAGTTCCCGGCAACACAGACAACCCGCGCCTTCTGTTCCTGCTGGTTGCCATCCGCATCGGCATAGATGACGCCCGTGACCTTGCCATGCTCGTTGTGCTCGATCCGCAGAACATGGCAGCGCTCACGCACCTCAAGGTTGCCCGTCGCTTCACCGCGCGGAATGTCTGTATAGGCGGCGGACCATTTGGCCCCCCATTTGCAGCCCTGGAAACAGAACCCGGTCTGCTGGCAGGCCGGGCGCTCGTCGTAATCAGCCGAGTTGATCGCCATCCGGCCGGTGTGGACCGCTTCGTACCCCAGCGCCCGCGCGCCTTTCTCGAAGACCTTGAAATTGTTGTTGCCCGGCAGCCCGGCACGGCCGCCCGTGCGCGTCACGCCCAGCTTGTTTTCAGCGAGTGCGTAGTAGTTGTCCATCTCGCGCGGGTCGATCGGCCAGTCGAGCAGGTTGGCCCCTTCAACATCGCCATAGGTGCTGCGCGCCTTCCATTCGTGGTCCTGGAAGCGCAGCGACGCTCCGGCCCAGTGGATGGTCGTACCGCCGACCGCCTTGACGATCCAGGCCGGCAGGCCCGAGAAGTCCTTCGACACCCGCCAATCACCGCTGGTGGTGCGCGGGTCGACCCAGGCAAGCTGGCCGAAACTGTCCCATTCGTCGTTGATGTAATCCTCGGGCAGGTAGCGCCCGCCGGCCTCCAGCGCGACGACGGAAACGCCTTTCTGGGCCAGTTCGTTGGCCAGGACGCCGCCCCCGGCGCCGGTTCCGATCACGACAACAACGCTGCCGTCTGTCAGGTCAAATGGTGCGCTCATTGCTCAAGCCCCCTCAAAGCCAGTGGATGTCGTCGAAACCGCGGTCGATGTAGCCGCCTTCGGAGAAGCTCTCGCCCTCGTATCCGAAGATCGGCCAAACCGCTTTCTGGTTGTAGAGACCCGTCACAAGACCGCCGCGGACCTGCTGGAAGAAGGCGGTGTCTTTGAAACCGCGCAACAGATCGGCGCGGTCACGTTCCCAGCCGATGCCGATGTAGCGGGCATAGCCCACGCCCCTGGCCGCATCGTTCAGCGCTGCGACACCGGCCTCAACCCCTTCGGCCGCCTCTGCGGTGTCATAGCCCTTGACTGCGATTGCATAGAACTCGTCGCCGACCTGATCGTGCGGATAGATATCGCGCGCCATCTGGATAAGCGTCGCCATAGTTTCAGGCTTGAGATGTTCGACCTCGAGCGCCCAATTGGAGGCGCTGGCCTTGCCCGCGACGAAACCGGCGCCGATAACGAAGCCGGCACCGAAGAGCGCGCTTTGCGACAGCAGCTGGCGGCGGGTCATGCCTTGCTTGCGAAGTGACATTGGGATCCTCCCTGTCTGATCTGGATTACCGGTAGCGTCCGGCCCGCTGCAGGACCTCGATCTCGTAACCGTCGGGGTCCTGAACGAAGAAGAAATGGGCGAGCGTTGCGCCCTCGTGCTTGAATTCGACGAGCTTGCGGGGCTTCAGCCCCTCGGCCTCGAACCTTGCGTGTTCCGCCGCCACATCGGGCACGCAGACCGCCAGGTGGCCATAGCCGTTGCCCAGGTCGTAGGGCTCGGTCTGGCCCTTGTTGATTGTCAGTTCGAGCTCGAAGTCGGCCTCGTCATTGGACAGGTAGACCAGCGAGAAGCCGTCGAAATCGAGACGCTCCGCCACGGTCAGCCCGAAGGCCCTGCGGTAAAAATCGACCGAGCGCTTTTCGTCCAGCACGCGGATCATGGAATGGATGGCTTTGGCCATGGTGTCCTCGGCATTGCAGGTGGTAAGGGGCCCCGCGGGCACCCGGGAAGGACGCAGGCCCGCGGGGCAAGGCACGCGGGCGGCGCGCCTCGGGGAGCCGGGCTGCGTGTCAGGGCACGATCACGCCGCGCCCGGTGAACTTGCGATCCTTGAAGTCGGAAATCGCCTGGTTGATGTTGGCCAGCTTGTATTCGGTCTGGTGCATCGTGACCTTGCCGTCGGCGTTCATCTCCATCAGCTCGACCAATTCGACGAAGTCGCCCACCAGGCTGCCGCCGATCTTGATCTCGTTGGCAACCAGCTCCAGCGTCGGCACTTCGACCCTGCCGCCATAGCCCACCATGATCAGCTCGCCGCCCTGCCGCAGCAGCTTCCAGCAGATGTTCTCGGTGCCGTGCTCACCGACGAAATCAATCGCCACATGCACACCGCCGCCGGTCAGGTCCTTGACCTCGTCGATCAGGTTCGGCCCGCCGTCGAGCACGATGTCGGCCCCCAGCTCCCTGGCCAGCACCTGCGCCGCCGGTTCCCGGTCCACCGCGATGACCCGTGCGCCGCAGGTGTGCTTGAGCACCTGGAGCGCGATATGGCCCAGCCCGCCAATCCCCAAAAGCAGGACATAACCGCCGGGATTGAGCAGTTTCGCGGCCTTCTTGGCGGCGCGGTAGGCGGTGATCCCGGCATCGGCCATCGGCGCGACGCTCAGCGGTGTGATGCCGGTGTTCAGCTTGATGACCGAACGTTCGTTGGTCTTGAAATACTCAGCAAAGCCGCCATCCAGCCCGAGAC harbors:
- a CDS encoding sigma-54-dependent Fis family transcriptional regulator; translated protein: MPDNSSYSEGDTRKAWERFVSSDKDGEGTPAKVRDEILDSWRRSRELGVDAGSQASRRVIDASQLGLRRERNAALRQAASAAFKRLEPHLKEARTILILADSQGVIIDAIGDEHVLDEGQEIHLELGGDWSERTIGTNGIGTALKTGKPSYVHASEHFAEGVQAWTCAGAPIFDPLTQNVIGVVDLSGPPQIFRQHNVALVLAAAREIEIALAEQKQAERTQLLEAFLMSDYSRAHDSVVLVDQSGRVLFRRGLDDDPQRRTKELSVGHKLLPKLEGLSDQDIPKLLPLNVEAEGIERLKLEGVFRGAALFLKDKGKMLREAGATCTIKPRANVAEGEIQIIGSSPKMADAIGLAERAALANVSVLIQGETGVGKELFARLIHSRIPDSKAPYVPVNCAAISSDLIGAELFGYSEGAFTGAVRGGRAGRFEQANNGVLCLDEIGDMPIELQPYLLRALEQRAIYRMGDNKRRPVDVRLVSMTNRDLRQEIEKGNFRRDLFYRIGVMTIEVPPLRERGNDIAALLDHFSRKYAEETGRTPMTFANRAMELMLQYQWPGNVRELRNVVQRFYLIKSDSFVTERDLPPEIQDNFDDGEEDSLEHILGGHSGDLESIEASAIRRAITAENGNLTKVAQVLGISRPTLYRKIKRYHIRKV
- the katG gene encoding catalase/peroxidase HPI; this encodes MDGNDMRKTGGCPVMHGATNKAGRSNRDWWPNQLNLSVLHQHQPVSNPMPEGFDYAKAFKALDLDAVKADLTALMTDSKDWWPADYGHYGPFFIRMAWHSAGTYRTADGRGGASTGTQRFAPLNSWPDNGNLDKARRLLWPIKEKYGNALSWADLMILAGNVAIESMGGRTFGFGGGREDIWAPEEDVYWGAETGWLATSDKPNSRYSGARELENPLAAVQMGLIYVNPEGPDGNPDPIASGRDIRETFGRMAMNDEETVALVAGGHTFGKAHGAGDPALVGAEPEACPLQDMGFGWKNSHKSGKGVDTTTSGIEGPWTPNPTTWDMGYFDVLFGYDWELTKSPAGAHIWHAKGLSDEDHAPEVDASVAKVPVMMTTADMAMRMDPIYGPISKRFHENPEEFAEAFARAWFKLTHRDMGPKACYLGKEVPGEDLIWQDPVPAVDHPLIDGKDTASLKTEILGSGLSVADLVWVAWASASSFRGSDKRGGANGARIRLAPQKDWEANEPDRLAHVLDVLTGITSAFNGGASGGKKVSLADVIILAGNAAVEQAAKAAGHDVILPFTPGRTDASAAQTDAESFDPMEPIADGFRNYEKAAYSVPAEALLVDKAQLLGLSAPEMTALVGGLRSIGATHQGTDTGVLTKTPGALSTDFFVNILDMETEWVPVNGTERVFEGCDRVSGARKWTASRADLVFGSNSQLRALAEVYASRGNEGLFIADFVAAWNKVMNADRFELN
- a CDS encoding GMC family oxidoreductase, which translates into the protein MSAPFDLTDGSVVVVIGTGAGGGVLANELAQKGVSVVALEAGGRYLPEDYINDEWDSFGQLAWVDPRTTSGDWRVSKDFSGLPAWIVKAVGGTTIHWAGASLRFQDHEWKARSTYGDVEGANLLDWPIDPREMDNYYALAENKLGVTRTGGRAGLPGNNNFKVFEKGARALGYEAVHTGRMAINSADYDERPACQQTGFCFQGCKWGAKWSAAYTDIPRGEATGNLEVRERCHVLRIEHNEHGKVTGVIYADADGNQQEQKARVVCVAGNSIESPRLLLNSASPMFPDGLANSSGQVGQNYMRHVTGSVYAVFDQPVRMWRGTTMAGIIQDEAVHDPSRGFVGGYELETLALGLPFMAAFLDPGAWGREFTTAIDHYENMAGMWIVGEDMPQETNRITLNTGVTDQHGLPVANVHFDDHPNDIAMRGHAYSQGKAVYEAVGATRVFPTPPYPSTHNLGTNRMAANPRDGVVNAHGQSHDIANLFVSDGSQFTTGAAENPTLTIVALAIRQAEYIAAELGRQNL
- a CDS encoding Twin-arginine translocation pathway signal; translated protein: MSLRKQGMTRRQLLSQSALFGAGFVIGAGFVAGKASASNWALEVEHLKPETMATLIQMARDIYPHDQVGDEFYAIAVKGYDTAEAAEGVEAGVAALNDAARGVGYARYIGIGWERDRADLLRGFKDTAFFQQVRGGLVTGLYNQKAVWPIFGYEGESFSEGGYIDRGFDDIHWL
- a CDS encoding VOC family protein — encoded protein: MAKAIHSMIRVLDEKRSVDFYRRAFGLTVAERLDFDGFSLVYLSNDEADFELELTINKGQTEPYDLGNGYGHLAVCVPDVAAEHARFEAEGLKPRKLVEFKHEGATLAHFFFVQDPDGYEIEVLQRAGRYR
- a CDS encoding NAD(P)-dependent alcohol dehydrogenase, whose protein sequence is MKAARLYEYDPGMNVELKIEDVAAPTITAADEVIVKVGAAGLCRTDLHIIEGVWKDIMDTEGNLLPYVMGHENAGWVEDVGSNVTSVKPGDAVICHPFNACGICLECRYGHDMYCDHGKFPGLGLDGGFAEYFKTNERSVIKLNTGITPLSVAPMADAGITAYRAAKKAAKLLNPGGYVLLLGIGGLGHIALQVLKHTCGARVIAVDREPAAQVLARELGADIVLDGGPNLIDEVKDLTGGGVHVAIDFVGEHGTENICWKLLRQGGELIMVGYGGRVEVPTLELVANEIKIGGSLVGDFVELVELMEMNADGKVTMHQTEYKLANINQAISDFKDRKFTGRGVIVP